The Plasmodium sp. gorilla clade G2 genome assembly, chromosome: 3 region aacccATAATTACTATATTGTTAATGCAATAtgttataatgataataattataatttatgttatttttttttttttttatgtcttaatatatatactatattaataaattttattgattaattataaaatatttatgaattaattaatatgtgacatttatttgttttcatGTCTTACCataattcaatatatttattgtcttattaaataaacatatatatatatatatatatatatttcttttatatttgtatttatcaattttttattgttcTGTCAAAAACATATACACCTTCATTAAtgtctatattatttttaaccATTTTTGTTAATTACTTATTTTTAAGATTAGTCATTatgattttaaaattttttcaatatattttggctatattaactttttttttttttttttcttattataaaattaaaaaaaaaataaaataaaataatcttctaaaaatataaaattgtgaaaatatcattatatataagatatgatataattaatacacaataacaaaaaaaaaaaaaaaaaaaaaaaaaaaaaaagaaatatatatatatatatatatatattatatcacattgtataaattaatttGTACAAAACTAACGCCCTATATCTAATTTCAAAACAATAATAGACaaattatacatacatatttttaattattttcttaattttcAGTATTCAAGTTATATAACTTTTCCTTCTTTGTATATAATACTGATGACGTTAGAACAAAAAAAGATAacaaaacatattttttaaatttataatttataataggTGTATTAAACAATTTAAAATTAGAATTATCCGCTTTTATATAagacattttattatttagttttatatacttttcattatatttttgtttcttcAATTTTTCTTCCTCTGACAATTTGTAGCTGACTAACTTGGCAACGTATGGTCCAACATTGTCACCATTTTCAACAAATATCTAAAGTAAAAATTAATAggatat contains the following coding sequences:
- a CDS encoding CDGSH iron-sulfur domain-containing protein, putative, with translation MKDPLEYLNKINFNTNKFPQYTHLIEHSPSEHENEKVIRICRCWQSAKFPYCDDTHKIFVENGDNVGPYVAKLVSYKLSEEEKLKKQKYNEKYIKLNNKMSYIKADNSNFKLFNTPIINYKFKKYVLLSFFVLTSSVLYTKKEKLYNLNTEN